The following DNA comes from Ardenticatenales bacterium.
CTTGGCCTTGACGGGCGTGAACCCATCAACCGGCACCACACGAATAACGCCCTCATCCTCGGACACAACCATCTGCACGTCACAAACAATCGTGATTTCGTAAGCCCCCATTTCCGTTGCGCTGTAGATCATACGAAATTTTTCGTCGCCTAGCGGTTCGTGCATATTGATGTGTGGGAGAAAATCTACAAGTCGGGTGAGGTCACGATAGAAATTGATCGCCGTCTGGATGTCGGCGGGAAAGGTAAAAGTGCGGCTGTTCGACCCCGCAATCTTCATCATAGCGACTGCTCTCTCTCCTCGTCTTCGTTGGGGATGACCAGTTGATTCAAGTGCTCCAATTTGCTTGTGAGCACATCAAGCTGGCCTGCCAGGCTGGCAATATCTTGCTGCGTGGGCAATCCACGCATTCTTAGCAGTTCCTCCAGGCGCTCCTCCGTTGCGGGAAAGTCGGGCAGGCGGCGTGTTTGCGCCAGCAATTTGTCGCGCAGCCGGCGTCCCTCCTCTTCCGCCAACTCCCCCTTCTTGATCAACGCCTGAATGCGGCGCTCAATTTCATCATCCACCTGGCGAATCAGGTCCAACGGCGCGGCCAGGGCGCTGCGCAATGAACTCAATCGATCTCCCCCCGCCTTCACCAGTCCCGTCAATACGGACTGGGGCAGGAAGCCGCTTTTCTTTTTTTC
Coding sequences within:
- a CDS encoding pesticidal protein Cry15Aa, coding for MAIIKRYPNRKLYDTEAKKYITLDGIAELIRDGQEVQVMDHSTGEDLTTLTLTQIIFEQEKKKSGFLPQSVLTGLVKAGGDRLSSLRSALAAPLDLIRQVDDEIERRIQALIKKGELAEEEGRRLRDKLLAQTRRLPDFPATEERLEELLRMRGLPTQQDIASLAGQLDVLTSKLEHLNQLVIPNEDEEREQSL
- a CDS encoding SRPBCC family protein, which codes for MMKIAGSNSRTFTFPADIQTAINFYRDLTRLVDFLPHINMHEPLGDEKFRMIYSATEMGAYEITIVCDVQMVVSEDEGVIRVVPVDGFTPVKAKASFNSSQVQGYYASESVFVPDGARRTIIEYTFELLANLPRPKGLRFMPAVMVEGIAQNITQWRLREIVDGFIERSIAAFPAWQEAQRNGHALRD